A genomic window from Candidatus Acidiferrales bacterium includes:
- a CDS encoding ThiF family adenylyltransferase: protein MDETSKNWRERYSRQILFREIGEEGQEKLLAAKAVLIGCGALGSAQADTLVRAGIGRLRIIDRDFVEASNLQRQTLFDEEDARQSLPKAVAAKRKLLAINPDCRIEEVVGDATPKTIEEWVEGSDVMLDGTDNFETRFLINDVAVKRNIPWVYGGAVASYGVTMTIRPGKTACLACVLAERPALGLVETCDTLGVLAVAAQTIAAIQASEAMKLLLGREDALHGQLISIDMWTNQRAAMRVPDRNPDCLPCGKRQFVYLAGEAQPHVTMCGRDSVQIHEHNRRLDLGDLRAKLGRLGSVRSNDFLLRCSIPPYELTVFPDGRAIIKGTKDPAVARSLYAKYLGG, encoded by the coding sequence ATGGACGAAACCAGCAAAAATTGGAGGGAGCGCTATTCGCGGCAGATCCTCTTTCGCGAAATCGGAGAAGAGGGCCAGGAGAAATTGCTTGCCGCGAAAGCGGTGCTTATTGGCTGCGGGGCTTTGGGCTCGGCCCAAGCGGATACTTTGGTGCGCGCGGGCATTGGCCGGCTGCGGATCATTGACCGTGACTTTGTCGAAGCCAGCAACCTTCAGCGTCAGACGTTGTTCGACGAGGAGGATGCGCGCCAGTCCTTGCCCAAAGCGGTGGCCGCCAAGCGAAAGCTCCTCGCCATCAACCCCGATTGCCGCATTGAGGAGGTTGTCGGCGACGCTACCCCGAAAACGATTGAGGAATGGGTCGAGGGGAGCGACGTCATGCTCGACGGCACCGACAATTTTGAGACGCGGTTCCTCATCAACGACGTGGCCGTGAAGCGAAATATCCCGTGGGTCTATGGCGGCGCGGTGGCCAGTTACGGCGTGACGATGACGATCCGGCCCGGCAAGACGGCCTGCCTGGCATGCGTTCTTGCGGAGCGCCCGGCGCTGGGCTTGGTCGAGACCTGCGACACCCTGGGAGTGTTGGCGGTCGCCGCTCAGACGATTGCCGCGATCCAGGCGAGCGAGGCGATGAAGTTGCTTTTGGGCCGCGAGGATGCCCTGCACGGCCAATTGATCTCGATCGACATGTGGACCAACCAGCGCGCTGCGATGCGCGTGCCCGACCGCAACCCCGATTGCCTACCCTGCGGAAAGCGCCAGTTCGTTTATCTGGCCGGCGAGGCGCAGCCGCACGTGACGATGTGCGGCCGCGATTCCGTGCAGATTCACGAACACAACCGCCGCTTGGACTTGGGCGACCTGCGCGCCAAACTCGGGCGCCTTGGCTCCGTCCGCAGCAATGATTTTTTGCTTCGCTGTTCGATTCCGCCCTACGAACTCACGGTCTTCCCCGATGGCCGAGCCATCATCAAAGGCACCAAAGACCCTGCCGTGGCGCGGTCCCTCTACGCAAAGTACCTGGGCGGGTAG
- a CDS encoding PAS domain S-box protein, giving the protein MLTKIRERVEEAPLRDEALGESEAKFRTLAETIASAIFISWRKRLHYVNHAAEVITGYTREELLSMNFCDLVHPDSRELVINQGRARQGEIGVASRYEVRIHTKNREERWLDITAATIDFDGVLARLVSAFDLAERKRVEEHVQLLAVTDPLTGLGNYRRLLDAEVKRSERTGRPFAVLLLDLDGLKKKINDGYGRMIGSRVLSRLGDGLRVYCRAIDTAAA; this is encoded by the coding sequence ATGCTTACGAAAATCAGAGAACGGGTGGAGGAGGCGCCACTACGAGATGAGGCCCTCGGGGAAAGCGAGGCAAAATTCCGTACCTTAGCCGAAACTATTGCATCTGCGATCTTCATTAGTTGGCGGAAGCGGCTGCACTATGTAAATCATGCCGCCGAGGTCATCACCGGCTATACACGAGAAGAGCTCTTATCCATGAATTTCTGCGATCTTGTCCATCCTGATTCTCGAGAACTGGTCATAAACCAAGGGCGCGCGCGCCAAGGGGAGATCGGGGTCGCTTCGCGGTATGAGGTCAGGATTCATACCAAAAATCGTGAGGAGCGTTGGCTCGACATCACTGCAGCAACGATTGACTTTGACGGCGTCCTGGCCCGGCTGGTTTCAGCCTTCGACCTCGCCGAGCGCAAACGGGTGGAAGAGCACGTACAACTGTTGGCCGTAACCGACCCGCTTACTGGCTTGGGCAATTACCGCCGGCTCCTCGACGCAGAGGTCAAACGATCCGAGCGCACTGGACGACCGTTTGCCGTTCTCCTGCTCGACCTGGATGGGCTGAAGAAGAAGATCAACGACGGCTACGGCCGCATGATTGGCAGCCGGGTATTGTCCCGCCTCGGCGATGGGCTCCGCGTCTATTGCCGGGCTATCGATACAGCCGCGGCATAG
- a CDS encoding radical SAM protein, protein MNILLYNPDNKVTHNFIPHLWMFLLKSLTPVGHNVFLVDGNAQPMSEKELVQYLREKRIDLVGIGAMTRMVAKAYRMADAVRAVGVPVVMGGPHVTEVPDEPLGRDGGPCHADAVALGEADQTWPQIVADAERGTLKKIYAPLDAAGKEVKPSLADYPVIPWDRMDLDQFNLIKCFPKMARRILSRMGMTWQAFHLIPIESGRGCPYGCEFCTVTGFFGDSIRFRSDESVVNELLLLKSLGKRQKGKIAVFFIDDNFAINPKRTKSLLREIIARDAQVPWVAQISMNLLRDEELVSLIAQSGGKWIFMGLESIDPENLKSVSKGFNKPEEYKAVLECLARHGLYAITSFIFGMDSDRPGVAQRTLDTIRTWPPGLPVFGPLTPYPATPLYDKLASAGRLSRPKHWLDFRPFVMAFSPQAISIHQVSDELRHAWESSYNPAANASVMKWLEMKSFPDRLIHLLARLAFRGIYFPQMKRRAWVRLVFENRSPILRLVFQALQKRFSSRRPALNTASSRPRHVATSS, encoded by the coding sequence GTGAATATTTTGCTCTACAATCCGGACAATAAAGTCACGCACAACTTCATACCGCATCTTTGGATGTTTCTTCTCAAATCACTCACCCCCGTCGGTCACAATGTGTTTCTGGTGGATGGCAATGCGCAGCCGATGAGCGAGAAGGAACTGGTCCAGTATCTCCGGGAAAAGCGCATAGACTTGGTCGGGATTGGTGCCATGACTCGCATGGTGGCGAAGGCCTACCGGATGGCGGATGCGGTGCGCGCCGTGGGGGTTCCGGTGGTCATGGGAGGTCCTCACGTCACCGAGGTGCCGGACGAACCTCTGGGGCGCGACGGCGGCCCTTGCCACGCGGACGCGGTCGCCTTGGGCGAGGCCGACCAGACCTGGCCACAAATTGTTGCCGATGCTGAGCGCGGTACCCTGAAAAAAATTTATGCCCCTCTCGATGCCGCCGGGAAAGAGGTCAAGCCCTCCCTGGCCGATTATCCGGTGATCCCTTGGGACCGGATGGACCTGGACCAATTCAACCTGATCAAATGCTTCCCCAAGATGGCGCGGCGCATCCTCTCGCGCATGGGCATGACCTGGCAAGCCTTTCACCTGATCCCCATTGAGTCCGGACGTGGCTGTCCGTACGGCTGTGAGTTCTGCACGGTGACCGGGTTCTTTGGCGACTCGATTCGCTTCCGTTCGGATGAGAGCGTCGTCAATGAATTGTTGCTGCTGAAATCTTTGGGGAAACGCCAAAAGGGGAAAATCGCGGTCTTTTTCATCGACGACAACTTTGCCATTAACCCCAAACGGACCAAGTCACTCCTCCGGGAGATCATCGCCCGTGATGCTCAAGTGCCCTGGGTGGCACAAATCAGCATGAACCTGCTACGGGACGAAGAACTGGTCTCCCTGATCGCCCAGAGCGGCGGCAAGTGGATCTTCATGGGGCTGGAGTCGATTGACCCCGAGAACCTCAAGAGCGTGAGTAAGGGGTTTAACAAGCCGGAGGAATATAAAGCGGTCCTGGAATGCCTCGCACGACACGGCCTTTATGCCATTACCTCCTTTATTTTCGGGATGGACAGCGACCGCCCCGGCGTGGCCCAGCGCACTCTGGACACGATTCGTACTTGGCCGCCGGGACTGCCTGTGTTCGGTCCACTGACACCTTACCCGGCGACACCGCTCTACGACAAGCTGGCTTCAGCGGGTCGGCTCAGCCGCCCGAAACACTGGCTGGACTTCAGGCCTTTCGTCATGGCCTTTTCGCCCCAAGCGATTTCCATTCACCAGGTGAGCGACGAACTGAGGCATGCTTGGGAGTCGTCGTACAATCCGGCCGCCAACGCCTCCGTCATGAAGTGGTTGGAAATGAAATCCTTCCCGGATCGCCTCATCCACCTGCTTGCCCGGCTAGCTTTCCGAGGAATCTATTTCCCGCAGATGAAACGGAGGGCGTGGGTGCGGCTTGTTTTCGAAAATCGAAGCCCGATTCTCCGTCTGGTCTTTCAGGCACTGCAGAAGAGATTCAGCTCCCGGCGGCCGGCGTTGAATACCGCCTCTTCCCGGCCGCGGCACGTGGCTACCTCCTCGTAA